Sequence from the Nocardiopsis sp. YSL2 genome:
AGTCAGCGGGTGTCACAGGTCAGCGGTTGTTGTCCGAGCGACCTGTCCAGTACCCGACCGACGGCTGCTACTTGTCGGAATCCGAGTACTTGTCGGCTAGATCCGCGTAACGGTCGACCAGATCGTCCTGAGGATCTCCATAGGAGTCGTCCGGACCCGACGGCCCGGAGGGAGACCCCTCGTCCTCAGCGACACCCAGCTCCGACCGCAGCCGATCAAGGTCGGTCCCGCCGGAGCTGTACTTGAGCTTCCGGGCGACCTTCTGCTGCTTGGCCTTGGCTCGGCCGCGCCCCATTGGCTCGACCCCCTCAACGATTGGGTTCCGACGAACCCCAGATCACTTACTAACCCGCAGTCACGGGCTGACGGCCGTCAAACGCGACTGACGACAGGCGCCAGCTTACGTACACGTACAACCGTACCTGGTCGGGCACCGCCGTGCCTACGCCACCCGGGTGTGACGGGTGTGGTCCGCGACCGACCTCGCGCGCGGGCGGGGGAATTTCGGTGGGTGCCACCCACCACATTATGTGCCACGATGCGATCGTGCTGCCCTACACCGCCTACCTTCGCGTCTACCAGCCGCTCGATGCCTTCCCGGTACGCGACCGTCGGTACTGGGAGGAGTACTCCATGTCCTCGGAGCGGCCCCGCAGGATCAACGCGCTGTCCGCCGAGCACACCGCGAGCCTGCACCGACTCATCGGGACCCCGCCCGTGGTGGCCCCGGCGCAGGAGAGCGGGGACGCCTACCTGCGCCGGGTCAACGAGCGCCTGTACGTGTGCCCGTGGCAGACCAGGCTCCGCTCCTGGCGCGCCTTCACCGAGTTCACGAACACGACGCCGGTGTCGGTCAGCGAGGCCTTCGTGCCCGTCGCCGAGGCGGAGCGGGTCGAGGGGGACTACGAGGAGTGGAAGGGGTCGGGGGCCCAGGTACGCCCCGGCATCCTGTCGAGCAACTGGACCATCCCCGTCGCGTGGTTCGTGCCCTTCGAGGAACGCGAGCGGTGCCTGGTGCTGTCGGCCAACTCCACCCGGACGCTCCTGTACCTGACGCGGACCTCCATGGCCAGACGGCGCCTGGAGCACACGGTGGCGGTTCTGCGGGAGCACCTCGGCACGCACGCGGTGTCGGCGTCGACCGAGCAACTGGTCGACTGGCTGTCTCTGACCGCGCATCCGAACTCGCTCCTGGAGCTGGACTACGGCGGACTCCCCCACCTGCTCAGTGACGAGCACCTCAGTAACGACCACTCCGTGGGCGAGGTCTCGGCCGCCGTCGAGGCGCTGGCCAAGGGCGACACCGAGACCGTCACGACGCTGCGCCGGCGCATCACGCGGCGCTGGAGGTCTGTGCGCGCCCTGGAGCACGCCAACTGAGGGTCATCGGTTCACCAGGATTTCGCGGACACTGGGGGGCGACTGTCGTGAAAAATCCGCGCGGCCGACGGTGCGCCACGCCGTGGCACAACCTGGTACACCAGGTTTCTTCGGGTTCGTCCGCGGACTTTCCGCACGTGACAACGGTGCGAGTCCGGACGCCGGCGGTGCACGACATCAAGCATCGTGAAACTGGGCATAACGCCCGATAGGGATCGGCCTAGACTGTGACCGACCGATCACGTACTGCACTCTGCGTCACGACGAAACCCTTGCCACGCCGGGGATCCGCGTGACCCCGACCGCCACCCCGAACCAGCGGGACTCCCGCCCGACATCCCGCCCCTCCTCCCCTCGCACCGCAACTGACCAGGAGATCCGGCACCGATGCCGGCCCTCAGAGGAGGGGTTTCGGTCAAGCTCTCGTAGCACTTCGGACTCTCCGCATCGAGAAAAACGAGGCCCGAGAACGAAGTTTTGACCGAATACGCCACATGCCACTAAACGTGTCGCTAGAATCACTTAGCGTGACGCGGCCACGGGCGGCTTTCTTTGGCCTCCCACGTGCAAAGTTGCTTGGAGTGGTCGCACAATCACCTCGGGTGATGCCAATATAGACCTAGAGGAAATATTGGACATCCGGGTCAAGTGCCAGGATGAAGGCTCAAGGATCGGCACACAGATCCAGGAGGAGAGGCCGTACACATGTCAACTCGCACGCCCGAGGCGGAGCCCCTGTTGACCCCCGCCGAGGTTGCCACCATGTTCCGTGTGGACCCCAAGACCGTGACACGCTGGGCCAAGGCGGGCAAGCTGACCTCGATCCGCACCTTGGGCGGACACCGCCGCTACCGTGAGACTGAGGTCCGCGCCCTGCTTGCCGGAATCCCCAGCCAGCGTACGGAGTGATCTCCCCGGTCTGTGCCGATTCCGGGGGGAACGGCCGGACGCACTCCGGCTGAAACAACGAAGTTCGGGCGGCGCGAGGCCGGGCGGAGAGGCCCGGGTGAAAGTCGGCCAGAGCAGCGCGAGGGCGGGTCTTCCAGGCAGGAAGACCCGCCCTGTGCGTTTACTCCCCGTCACTTCGTGACAACGAAGAGTGTTCCACTCTCCACGATCACGGTTCCCGCCCACCGGCACCGGGACCGATCCCAGGCCGTGGCAGGCGGATACTCGCCCAACAGCGGGCATCCGCCACACACCCTAGTCCTCGATCTGGTCGTCGAGCGCGGTGGTGCGCTTGCGGGCCAGGAAGGTCGCGGCCGCACCTCCGCCGACCGCCACCACGGCCGCGGTCACCAGGGCCGCCAGCGAGCTTCCGGTCGTCGCCAGCCGGTTGTCGGTCGCGGCCGGCGGAGTGGTGGGACTCGGGGCCGGATCGGTGTCCCGGTCCGTGGGGACCGGTGATCCGACGGTCTCCCCGAAGGTGGACCCCAGCGCCCAGGCGTCGGCGAAGTCCACGCCGAGCACGTCCTCCTCGTCCTCACCGACCTGGATCCACACGGTCAGCGCGGTACGCACGCCCTCTCCCGCCCAGTCCTGGTCCTCGTCG
This genomic interval carries:
- the bldC gene encoding developmental transcriptional regulator BldC; its protein translation is MSTRTPEAEPLLTPAEVATMFRVDPKTVTRWAKAGKLTSIRTLGGHRRYRETEVRALLAGIPSQRTE
- a CDS encoding DUF3073 domain-containing protein codes for the protein MGRGRAKAKQQKVARKLKYSSGGTDLDRLRSELGVAEDEGSPSGPSGPDDSYGDPQDDLVDRYADLADKYSDSDK